Within the Nocardioides humi genome, the region CCCACGGGTCGAGCGCGACGCCGACGACGCTCAGATTGCGCAGCAGGAGGCGGTTGACCCTGACCTCGGGGATCGAGCCGCCGGCGAACCCGACGACCATCAGCTGGCCCCCGACGTCCAGGGCGCGCAGGGAGTCGGTGAACCGGTCGCCGCCGACGGTGTCGACGACGACGGCGACGCCGTTGCCGCCGACCTCCCGGGCCTGCTGGGCCCACGCCTCGTCGGACCTCAGCACCACGTCGGCCCCGCTCTCCTTCGCGACCGCCGCCTTGGCCTCCGAGGAGACGACCGCGATCGAGGGCGCGGCGCGGCCACGCAGCAGGTCGAGCGTCGCCGTGCCGACGCCGCCGGCCGCCCCGTGCACCAGCACCGACTGTCCGTCCCGGAAGCCGGCACGATGGAGGGTGAACCACGCGGTCGCGTAGTTGAGGAAGTACGCCGCGCCGTCGGCCCAGGCCATGTGCTCCGGGATCCGCACGGTGTAGCGCGGGATGGCCAGGACCCGCTCGGCCACGGCGCCCCAGACGCTGAGGCCGGCGACCCGGTCGCCCGGCCGGAAGCGGGATCCCGG harbors:
- a CDS encoding NADPH:quinone oxidoreductase family protein; this encodes MRGLVVRETTGPDAVELREDLSEPAGAHPWAEGRRLLVEVKAAAVAFPDLLQSRGAYQHGTPAPYVTGGEYAGVVLEAPPGSRFRPGDRVAGLSVWGAVAERVLAIPRYTVRIPEHMAWADGAAYFLNYATAWFTLHRAGFRDGQSVLVHGAAGGVGTATLDLLRGRAAPSIAVVSSEAKAAVAKESGADVVLRSDEAWAQQAREVGGNGVAVVVDTVGGDRFTDSLRALDVGGQLMVVGFAGGSIPEVRVNRLLLRNLSVVGVALDPWEQRFPGYAPELVAGLEAVAAEGRVRPYVGHRLPFERATTALGILDRREALGKVVIDVAAG